The genome window GATGATGGACGACTGTGACAACATCATGGATCGTTACCGCATGAACAACTGCATGTCCTGCAACGTGATGGACGGCCACTGGCTGATGTACGATCAGGCCAACTACAGAGGCAGAATGTGGTACATGAGGCCTGGCGAGTACAGGAACTTCAATCAGATGATGGGAGGCATGGGAGGCATGGGAGGCATGGGCAACATGAGGTTCATGAGCATGAGGCGCATCAATGACTCTTTCTACTAGAAAATGTTTAAACTGTGCTGATATGAAGATCTCAATAAAGCGTTGAGAAAGAAACACTTTTGCCTGTCAATATTTTGTACAGTATTAACTTTTGGGTAGATTTGGTTTTTCATTCAAAACCACTGATACAACCACATTTAATGCATAGAAAAGCTTTGTGCAAACTTTGCAATGTATAGTAACCACCGGAAAAGTCTTGAATCATTTATAAGATATGTTCTTCAACATCAGAAGTTGCTCATTAtgaaatttatatattttgcctATATAGTTTAGGTTAACAATGCAACCTACTATGAATGGTTGAACTCCATCCTCAGTGAACATTTATGTACAGAATAATTACTTAGGCCCTAATTGTTTAAGTTAGAGTTAGACAATCAGAAGTCCAGTTAAATGTATCACATCATTTTGATGTGTTCATCAAAATGATTAACATTGTATAGATCGTAGTGCATATGGGTTTGTCAAAGCACAACCTGTTTATGCCTGTGCAAGTCTTTTCACTATAAGTTTCCACGTTACTTGGACATGGTAGTTCTACAGGTTTTGAAGCACGACTTAAGGCCTTGGTGTATGCCTACTCCAGTTGTTTGCATGTACGTGTACGTACGCAAAACTTACTAGGGATGCACCAATATGGACATTTTGGCCGATACAGATAACTGATAACTCTTTATATTTGGAAGCCGATAACCGATACATTCTAATAAATACAAAGCCTGAGGCTGATTACAAAATCGAAAGGTAAACAAATATAGTGGACAACTGCTTCTATTAAAACCTTAACTGCTTAAAACATCTAGATATTTCTTTTACCAAAATGATCAGATTTGTAAAATCTTACCAAAAAATAAGTGGTTCAACGGGCGTAAATAATCCATAATTTATCGTCTTTAATTTATCTACCACATTTTTTTATCGGACAAATAACTACAACACAAATAATATGGCCGATGTGGCTGATACCGATATCGCCACCGATATATCATGCATCCCTTAAACTTACGCATGCAGTTGTTCACATACTCCATTGCGTTCATTATGTCAACACATTGTTAAAGCTATGTCAACTTGGAGGCAGGTCAGCGACAAAACATTTTGTGACTAAATACTTTGACAACTAGCCTACTTCAAGTATGGTACAACAAAAAATTAATGGCGACATAGGAGGAGGTATTGTTAATAATGTCTGTATGTCTAATTGCGAGTCAGCTTATTTGCTCTTTAAAATTGACCGCCGTTGTgttggtggtcccacctctaaagagcgcccgctcccaacccaagctcttctcctgtctggccccccaatgatggaatcacctccccacctccatcagagacactgactgtctcccgaccttcaagaaaaggcttaagacgcacttgttccgggaatacaacagtacttaggaatgatttgctggacctgatgttagcttcctccaggaacacaatgactcttattgaaggacttgttgctcttgttggttagatttaacttcttgtactcgctgtgaattatattattgttgcttgctttttctacaggtacactcttgcactttttgaggttcatgttgtttaatttgtaacttgtttaactacatactcttatggttcttcccattggcacttatttgcttttcacaatgtatgcttcatgtttggttacccgcaatgttttggggctatctcgttattatgatcagtgacctatgcacttttgtaaagctctctcttggaagtcgctttggataaaagcgtctgctaaatgaatacatgtaaatgtaaatgtgtactaCTTCTTTGCTGTTTCCTGATTTTATCTCGCAGCCCGTCAGAAGATCTTTGGTATACTGCCCCACGCCATAGGCTGCTTCCCGCACGTATCCTGTGATTGTTTGGTGCATACTTTGTGCACGTCTCCGTGGACGTTACATGTACAAATACGCACACCCCAAATTCATCCTTAAGACCGAAATATACTCCAGTATCATACGTGTACGTATTTGAGCTGGgcaatatattaaaaaaatatatatctcgATATTGTCAAAATGTTTACGATATTCGATATATATCTCTATATGTTTGCATTTGCTTTTAAATTAGCAAACAAAATTAGAAACATTAAAAACCattacaaaacaacaaaaaaacattttgatagaacagctattgttacaaagtacaaaatgtgtagtACAAATttaagcagtaaaaaaaaaaaaaaacattctttgggaaagtatgcttgaataaaaaaagtattcgatattcacaatattttcacattttacattgtCGTCAAAAGTATTGCGATATTATTGCTAATATTcaatatatcgcccagccctagtaCGTATACAGATGCAAATGCTACACATGCAGCATTTTTCCTATAGCCCATTGTATTCATTATGTCAACATGACAACAATGTAATCAATGCAATTGAGGGTAAACATTTACTCACTTTTTATGTTAGATGTGGGAGGGTGGAATTAAAGACATGTCCACTAGGAGACAGGTCAGTGACAAAACATTTTGTGACTAAATACGTTGACAAATACTTCTGATTATGTACAACAGCAAAAACCATGGCAACATAAGAGGAGGTATTGGTAATGTAAGTCTTTATGTCTAATTGCAAGCCAGCTCATATATTTACTCTTTCAAATTTACCTCTGttgtgtaggctacttctacTTCTTCgctggtactgtatatgtattttATATCTTGCAGCACATCAGAGGATCTTTGGTATACTGCCCCATAATTGTGGGGGGTATTTCACCTTCGGCCAGAGAGACGTGCAAACTACACACTAAACGAAAGCTGGATACATGCGGCAGCCATTCAGCATATGCGTAAACGTACTTAGAGTGAAGTATATTTCGGCCTATCTAATAGCCCACGCCTTCATACTTACAAATGCCTTCTGGTGAAAATTGTTTCAGTGGAATTTTTAGGAAAGTTAATTTGAGAGGTTCCTGAAACTCTCAAAATGATACATGAATGGCCAAATATAACACACACGTCCCCTCTCCCTGTGATGACACAATGGTACCTCTAAACGGGCACGCTTCACATCATAAAGGTCAATGGTTTAAGCACAATAGGAGGAAAAAGAAACAGGATTTACCAGCAATTACTGAAATGAACTCTTTTCCAAAGAAATGTCAACCTCAAAAGCATACATGAACATTAAAATTAGGGTTTAACAAAAAttaagaaatgtgtttttagtTACTCTGCCATCCATTTATGCAATGTAGATGTTCTGACATTTGTTTTAAGAAGTACATGACACATACAGCAGCCCATAGCAGACAATAAGCAGAAAAAATTAAGTATCCTCGTGGAGAAGTATCTGTGAAGACTATTGTAAAAGTCTGAAAAGGTCCTATTGACTTTCGGCAAATCAGCATTGCTATCATTAGATCCATTGCACTGTTCTTGATAAATCTTTTGTGGGACCCCTACCCTTGAAATGTTAGAAGAGTGGTATTTCTATGGCCGGGTTTCTATGGCATGTTGCTGGGTCAAGGGGTTTGTACAATGGGGCCTTCGGCTGTCAGGTATAAAAAGGAAGGCTTCAGCCAGGTAGGAACTCAGAACATCACCaagagcaacagcagcagctccagctaCAACTGAGCAAAAATGGCCGACATGAACATGATGGGAAAGGTAAGAATGAACAAAGGTTACAAtactatatatacagtaccagtattTATAGTTAGATTTGTACTTCATTTTCAAATTTGACCAACTTTTCTTGTCTATTCAGATCACCTTTTACGAGGAGAGGAACTTCATGGGACGTTCCTATGAGTGTATGAATGATTGTTCCGACATGTCCTCCTACATGTCCCGCTGCCACTcatgcagggtggagagaggctgtTTCATGGTCTACGACCGCACCAACTACATGGGTAACCAGTACTTCATGAGGAGGGGCGAGTATGCCGACTACATGAGCATGTTTGGCTGGAGCGACAGCATCAGGTCCTGTCGTATGATCCCCATGGTAAGGACAACTATTAGTCAGCCTACATTTGTCTATATAGCGTCTAACTTCATTGTAACTTCCATTATCTACCATTTAGATTATATGGTTGCCTCCACAATTCCAGCATAACATTTTTTGTCTCAATAACCTCTTCTCTGTCCAATAACAGTACAGAGGAAACTACAGGATGAGGATCTACGAGAGGGAGAACTTCGGTGGCCAGATGCATGAGATGATGGACGACTGTGACTCTATCATGGATCGTTACCGCATGAACAACTGCATGTCCTGCAACGTGATGGACGGCCACTGGCTGATGTACGAGCAGCCCAACTACAGAGGAAGAATGTGGTACATGAGGCCTGGCGAGTACAGGAACTTCCATCAGATGATGGGAGGCATGGGAGGCATGGGAGGCATGGGCAACATGAGGTTCATGAGCATGAGGCGCATCAATGACTCTTTCTACTAGATAATGTTTAGACACTGAGCTTCTATGATTTCAATAAATcatttataaaaatataaaaaacttTTGTCTGAAAAggttttgtttgagttttaaaaGTTGATTTTGGTTTTGCACACCAAACCACTCATACCACCACCATAAGTAACTCACAGAAAAGTATTTTGCATCATACAATGTATTTTAACAAGGAGAAAAGTTGAAAAGTTTAAGGAGCATGGCCTTCTATGATGGAAGTAGCCTATGTGTAAATTTTCAAAATAATCTCAAAAGGCTTCCAGATAAAGTAATCAAATAGTTAAATAAGACAATATTTTGCTATCAAGAGACAGCTTAGGCAATGGCTTCATTTGGCAAACTAGCTAGCCGGCTAAACATTGCCACCCGACTACATTTGGAGTTGGTTGGGGTGGCAGGGGTGGAAGGTTGTGTAGGGGCTCGTGGCTTTGTTTAtctggctaactagctagactacaattcaaaatacaaggTTAACAATGCTAGCCATACAACTACAATCGTTGACAGATGTTACCGACTTAATTTGATGGTTCTCACTTGAGAGTGGATGCAATGTGGTGGGTGTAGCCACAAATCTTATCTTATTTTAGTGGGAGGTAGAATGCTAGAATGTGAATGTAATTGTTAAGCCCCTAAACTGTGTAAGGCTTAAACTAGGCCTATAATATTGCTTACAAATTGTGTTATTTTCTGACTAGTGACATCAAGAAATACATAAGCCTACAGAGGTTCAACACTGATTAGGATTTGGAATTCTAGAAAGTCAAACGCAAACCGTTTATTGTTAAACACAATGAAATGCTGGTTAGGAACGTGCGCTCACATTGTAGACGCTGAACTTGAGTCCAAAAgcaacttgtctttactcataaAATTCATAATTGACTGTATAAGTACAGAATACCTGACCTTGGCTAGTAGTTACATTTAGACAATAAGATTATTTTGATGCGCAGTTCAGTAAAGTGTCAAATAGAATGTTATATAAATGAATAACCATGTAAATACTTAGTAGCCTATCAGTCATTTAAATTAATGCAAGTATTATTTTATGAATTATATAAGGAATCACATGTATTTTTAAGTACGGGTTAATACAAACATTTTGTGAgttatgggggagggggaactgTTCAGAGGGTAATGAAAGTCAGTATAGATCTGTAAAGCACTGTGACATAAAgggattgtaaaaaaaaaggttaCCAATAAAATTTGATTTTACCTGACTTGATATTTAAATTCCTATGTAACTATGATGTCATTGCTACAGGTAATGCCTTATTGTTAAGCAATGGTAATGATTAATATACAGCTATGGTAATGTTTTAGGTttcaatttgtatttatttttcgtCAAAAATTTACGGAATTCCATTGTCACTGAGATTGATAAAGAATCTATATTTTAAATCTGTCGAGAACTAAATGATAAACACATCCTTAAAGCTTCAATTTCTGGCTTCAGTCACCTCAATATAAGCCTTGGGCCGCCCCcctcatgttttgttttttgtttttttacaataggtagtagtgctgtagttacatggtaggtAATGCTACTTTAATGCAAATTGCTGGCCACATTCATTTGAACGATTGTGGGCAAAAAGCACAAGGATTTATCACTAATTTAtacaaaattaaattaaaatgttcCAAAGACCCGATCAATACCAGGATTGTTAAAGGATGTGTTAAACCATGTGAAGTTCTGAAAATGGTGTTAACTCAAAAGAGGTTTTGATTTTTAGTTcagtttgcaaaaaaaaaaagaaataaaggaTTGTTTTGGAAAGGACATGGAAACAGATCACAGACTACAATAAGATGGAAAAAGAATTTGGGACAAGGATCTTTGGAAACAGATTTCTTATCTGAAAATCCTATTGACTTTTGGCTGACTCGGCATTGTGATTCTTTCCACTGTTCTTGACATAAGTCTTTTGAGTCCCTTGAAATGTGTAGAAACCTCAGTGACATTTCTATAGATGGTTTTATAGCATGTTGCTGGGTCAAGGGGTTTGTACAATGGAGCCTCTGGCTGTCAGGTATAAATAGGAAGGCTTCAGCCAGGTAGGAACTCAGAACATCACCAAGAGCAACAGCAGCATTACCAGCAGCTCCAGCGACAACTGAGCCAAAATGACCGACATGAACATGATGGGCAAGGTAGGAACAATCTAACATATTCGgtgaatatatatttaaatttaaatatatatttaaaaatacatatgtacatgtatatgtatacTTCTACTCTACTCCATTTATACATTTTAATAACTTTTCTTCCTTACAAATTTTTATTCAGATCACCTTCTACGAGGACAGGAACTTCATGGGACGTTCCTATGAGTGTATGAATGATTGTTCCGACATGTCCTCCTACATGTCCCGCTGCCACTCCTGCAGGGTGGACAGAGGTTGCTTCATGGTCTACGACCGCACCAACTACATGGGTAACCAGTACTTCATGAGGAGGGGCGAGTATGCCGACTACATGAGCATGTTTAACTGGAGCGACAGCATCAGGTCCTGTCGTATGATCCCCATGGTAAGGACAACTATTACCATTGCTTGAATATATTTAGCTATATTTTCAGCTTCCACCAGTCTGAGTTTAATATCTCTGTCATCTGTGGCCCAGAATACTCCTGAAGGTCTCATCTTTCAGTAACCTTTCTGTTCAATTACAGTACAGAGGAAACTACAGGATGAGGATTTACGAGAGGGACAACTTCGGTGGCCAGATGCATGAGATGATGGACGACTGTGACTCTATCATGGATCGTTACCGCATGAACAACTGCATGTCCTGCAACGTGATGGAGGGCCACTGGCTGATGTACGAGCAGCCCCACTACGGAGGCAGAATGTGGTACATGAGGCCTGGCGAGTACAGGAACTTCCACCAGATGATGGGAGGCATGGGAGGCATGGGCAACATGAGGTTCATGAGCATGAGGCGCATCAATGACTCTTTCTACTAGACAATGTTTAAATTCTGATATGCATGATATGAAGATCTCAATAAATTATTgctaaaaaaagattttttctGAAAATATTTAGTAGATGtttctactgtacacacaaaacactgattataccactcccctccggcagaaggctgtggtccatcaggaccaaaacctcacgccacaagaacagtttctttacaTCTGCcagtggcctcttcaacaaggccaagggttcacacagACTTTAAACCACAGACTTTAAACCATTGCCATATATTGTAGCTATTTTatactttatatttattttattctacatacctgtccccttagtattagttagtatTAGATCATTAGACTTGCACCTTTtgtatagtatagttagacttgtttaAACTTACACCACTCATTTAAGATTTACTCCTATATGTTGAACATATGCaccctcctgccaaagtaaattccttgtctgtgaaaactttcatggcgattaaaaccctttctgattctgacaatAGACATACATGCATTGTGTATATGTTTTATGAAAAGTAACTAGATTAAGTCATTTTCCTAATGACATTGTCTACTATGATCAAAGGATGCTTTtggttgtaaaatgtaaatcacaACTTCTCAAAAAATTGTTCCATGCCACCAATCTGTGGAGTTGCCTTATTTCAAGTTCATTTTCAAAGACAAACACTTGTTAATAACATTCATATATAACAGATGTCTGGAACACAACAAAATGTAATTACTGTGATTGATGCAACAGAATTATTCCACGTGTTGAACTTTTATTATAGGAAATGTGATAATTGTACATAAATCTTTGCCTTTTTTGTTGAAAAAGAGGAGGTTGGCAGCTAagagggacacagacagactttgTATTTTTATGCAATAATGTCAAACAAGTTCAGTTGTTATTATTTCTGAAGTCTTTCTCAACATTTGAAGTGTTGAACAGTCACCTTTATGGACATAAACCCTTCATTCAATTTATTGAATCAATTTTTCAATAAAGATCTGTGCATTCTATAGCTGAGACtgtcttttttgtgtgtttgtatacattatttaattaatatatatattcatatacaATTTAGTATAATTAAACTTAGGTATTATAAAAGCTGAGGTTGTTGAGAGAGTCGGAGAGTCTTGTCATTTCAACTAGTAATTTAGCGCAATTAAGATTTTACACAAACTGAAAGCTGTGTTGAATGTAATCATCGCAAAATTAGTTGAAAGTTGTATGGAGTGTTATGAGTAAAAACAAAGGCCATGATTTCTTCTAGTCCTACATTCAACTATTAATATGGAGTCAGAAAGCATAGGAGTCTTTGGACCTATTGACTTTTAGCACAATTAGTTTGTGGTCACCAGCTCTATTGCACTGTTCTTGAAATAAGCCTTTTGAGAGAGAGTGTCCCTTGAAATGTGTACAAACCTCAGTGGTATTTCTATAGCATGGTTTCTATGGCATGTTGCTGGGTCAAGGGGTTTGTACAATGGAGCCTCTGGCTGTCAGGTATAAATAGGAAGGCTTCAGCCAGGTAGGAACTCAGATCATCACCaagagcaacagcagcagtacCAGCAGCTCCAGCTACAACTGAGCAAACATGGCCAACATGAATATGATGGGCAAGGTAAAAACGGTCAAAGATGTTTGGTATATATTTAGACTTAACTACAGTTTGCCAACTTTTGAAGTTAACTCATTctcaaaataaaaacacatttattttaatgTTTGAAAGATGGACAGAGTTCAATTTTCGTATTTACTCAATTGTCTTCATTACAAATGTCAATTCAGATCACCTTCTACGAGGAGAGGAACTTCATGGGACGTTCCTATGACTGTATGAATGACATGTCCGACATGTCCTCCTACATGTCCCGCTGCCACtcctgcagggtggagagaggttgCTTCATGGTCTACGACCGCACCAACTACATGGGTAACCAGTACTTCATGAGGAGGGGCGAGTACGCCGACTACATGAGCATGTTTAACTGGAGCGACTGCATCAGGTCCTGTCGTATGATCCCCATGGTAAGGACAACTATTACCATTGCTTGAATCTTTTTATCTGTATTTTCAGCTTCCACCAGTTTGACTTACGGTGTAATATCTCTGTCATCTGTGTCCCTGAATACTCTTGAAGGTCAAGGTCTCATCTTTCAGTAACCTTTCCATTCAATTACAGCACAGAGGAAGCTACAGGATGAGGATCTACGAGAGGGACAACTTCGGTGGCCAGATGCATGAGATGATGGACGACTGTGACAACATCATGGATCGTTACCGTATGAACAACTGCATGTCCTGCAATGTGATGGAGGGCCACTGGCTGATGTACGAGCAGCCCAACTACAGAGGCAGAATGTGGTACATGAGGCCTGGCGAGTACAGGAACTTCAATCAGATGATGGGAGGCATGGGAGGCATGGGAGGCATGGGCAACATGAGGTTCATGAGCATGAGGCGCATCATGGACTCCTTCTACTAGACAATGTTTTAACTGTGCTGATATGACCTAATGCAGCTTTGATTCAAAATAAAACTTGTGTCTGTAAATATTTTGCTTGAATTAATCACTTGAGGTAACTTGGCTGCTACACAAAACATTGATACATTAAGTCCAGACCGGTGTGCATCATTATTAAAAATATACTATTTTACTGTCAAACTTATGTTTTCCAGTATAAGAACAATGCCTTGGAAGCATTTTAAAAGAGATGTACTTACTTAAAGTTTTTGGGTTACCAATGCAATCTAATGTATCTGGTTGAACATAAACAAAAGTAATTCAAGATGTCCAAGTAAAGGTGGAAGTCCAGTAGAGTTGGAAGCAATGCTAAGGGCAGTGCCATCCATATCAAATTACCAAACAATGTATAGAAATAAAAGATGTTGGCTGAAGAATCTTCCCACCTACAGTACATTAATGTGATATTTATGTAGTTTGAGAGGAGCTATTCTTGTTGTTTTATTGCCCTAGTTTGACAGAGGTTCCAGATAGTGACATTGTTAAGTTTGGAATTGAGAGTAGACAGTGTCAAAAGATCAACAGATATTGTCTATTGATAACTGAAATGTGTGAGAACTTTCcttgctctccctttctcagtgGTGAAGTACCTTGAATGTAAGGTGTGTAACCCCATCTTAGGTGAACAGAGTTCGTTCGTTcgttatctgccgcttgtccgggggtcgggtcgcgggggcagcaacctaagcaaggaggcccagacttccctctccccggccacttctaccagctcttcctgggggaccccgaggcgttcccaggccagccgagagacatcgtccctccagcgtgtcctgggtcttccccggggcctcttcccagtgggacgtgcccagaacacctcaccagggaggcgtccaggaggcatcctgatcagatgcccgagccacctcagctggctcctctcgacgcggaggagcagcggttctactctgagcccctcccggatgaccgagcttctcaccctatctctaagggagagcctggacaccctgcggagaaagctcatttcggccgcttgtattcgcgatctcgttgtttcggtcactacccacagttcgtgaccataggtgagggtaggaacgtagatcgactggtaaatagagagcttcgcctttcgactcagctccttcttcaccacgacggaccgatgcagagctcgcatcactgcggacgccgcaccgatccgcctgtcgctctcgcgctccattcttcccgcactcgtgaacaagaccccgaaatacttgaactcctccgcttgggtcaagatctcctccccaacccggagattgcactccacccttttccggtcgacaaCCATGGcttcagatttggaggtgctgattcgcatcccagccgcttcgcattcggttgcgaaccgctccagtgagagctgaaggtcgcggcccgatgaagccaacaggaccacatcatctgcaaaaagcagcgacccaatcctgaggtcaccaaaccggacccccacaacgccctggctgcaccTAGAAATtatgtccatataagttatgaacagaatcggtgacaaagggcagccctggcggagtccaaccctcaccaggAACAAGTTCGTGAACAGAGTCAATCGTTTTAAACTGGCAATTAATCATTGAATGAACAATTACTTTTcttgttgatcaaaatgttacTCTAAAATGCTTTGTGTTTGTGCTGACAGCAAATACGTGATGAAGTTAAAGGCAATTTGTTGACATCTAGATTATGTGATATACCATTTAAATTTCCCCAGGAAGCTTTTTAAtctgcatgtactgtatgataCTTTcagaacaacaaacaaataCTCAGAATGTGGCATATAACTTTCTCTGTGGAGATGGCATGAAGATGTGCAAATAAATCATAAAGTCTTGAATACTGTTTTGTCATCAAAACAGGTGTTCAACAACAAACACTTGAAAG of Osmerus mordax isolate fOsmMor3 chromosome 4, fOsmMor3.pri, whole genome shotgun sequence contains these proteins:
- the LOC136941861 gene encoding gamma-crystallin M2-like, whose translation is MADMNMMGKITFYEERNFMGRSYECMNDCSDMSSYMSRCHSCRVERGCFMVYDRTNYMGNQYFMRRGEYADYMSMFGWSDSIRSCRMIPMYRGNYRMRIYERENFGGQMHEMMDDCDSIMDRYRMNNCMSCNVMDGHWLMYEQPNYRGRMWYMRPGEYRNFHQMMGGMGGMGGMGNMRFMSMRRINDSFY
- the LOC136941466 gene encoding gamma-crystallin M2-like yields the protein MTDMNMMGKITFYEDRNFMGRSYECMNDCSDMSSYMSRCHSCRVDRGCFMVYDRTNYMGNQYFMRRGEYADYMSMFNWSDSIRSCRMIPMYRGNYRMRIYERDNFGGQMHEMMDDCDSIMDRYRMNNCMSCNVMEGHWLMYEQPHYGGRMWYMRPGEYRNFHQMMGGMGGMGNMRFMSMRRINDSFY
- the LOC136941465 gene encoding gamma-crystallin M2-like; protein product: MANMNMMGKITFYEERNFMGRSYDCMNDMSDMSSYMSRCHSCRVERGCFMVYDRTNYMGNQYFMRRGEYADYMSMFNWSDCIRSCRMIPMHRGSYRMRIYERDNFGGQMHEMMDDCDNIMDRYRMNNCMSCNVMEGHWLMYEQPNYRGRMWYMRPGEYRNFNQMMGGMGGMGGMGNMRFMSMRRIMDSFY